The following coding sequences lie in one Candidatus Melainabacteria bacterium genomic window:
- a CDS encoding anhydro-N-acetylmuramic acid kinase, whose translation MNVSRLRSLNVIGLNSGTSMDGIDAALFSIKPRSQASAGGSDGVIPALDVELLASTLEEFPTEFRRGLQKLIASGDTSLQKVCLLNTALGEVFARACQKLIRSVPQIDVHLIGSHGQTVWHAPNHTDLWSVSTSGTLQLGEPAILAARTGIPVVADFRPADMANGGQGAPLVSFADAVLFGADKIATAVLNIGGIANFTLINDKGVAAMAFDTGPGNMLIDRAMIRLYGKDFDRDGAVAMSGKVDENLLACLLSHSYFHQSPPKTTGRELFGDAYADELIDKAGESGTANADLVATLTALTARSIASGYADFAMPVCRVSRLILGGGGADNAYLVDLIRKYWPHEVKVLRHEDCGISTKFKESLLFALLAYTTYHGIPNSVPACTGAAKSVCLGKLSLP comes from the coding sequence GTGAACGTTTCAAGATTGCGATCGCTAAATGTAATTGGGCTTAACAGCGGCACTTCGATGGACGGTATCGATGCGGCTTTGTTTTCTATCAAACCCCGTTCTCAAGCGAGCGCAGGAGGAAGTGATGGAGTGATTCCAGCGCTCGACGTTGAGTTGCTGGCAAGCACGCTGGAGGAATTTCCGACTGAGTTTCGGCGCGGTCTGCAAAAGCTTATCGCTTCAGGTGATACATCGCTGCAGAAGGTCTGTCTTTTGAACACGGCTTTGGGAGAGGTTTTTGCAAGAGCGTGCCAGAAATTGATTCGTTCAGTGCCGCAGATTGACGTTCACTTGATCGGCTCTCATGGTCAGACCGTCTGGCACGCTCCGAATCACACGGATCTCTGGTCAGTTTCCACGAGCGGCACGCTACAACTGGGCGAGCCAGCCATTCTTGCCGCTCGTACAGGTATCCCGGTGGTTGCTGACTTCCGCCCGGCTGACATGGCAAATGGAGGGCAGGGCGCACCATTAGTCAGTTTTGCTGATGCGGTACTTTTTGGCGCCGACAAAATTGCTACTGCTGTGCTGAATATCGGTGGTATTGCCAATTTCACCTTGATTAACGACAAAGGTGTGGCTGCAATGGCTTTTGATACAGGCCCCGGAAACATGTTGATAGACAGAGCGATGATTCGTCTATATGGAAAAGATTTCGACCGCGACGGAGCTGTCGCTATGTCGGGCAAAGTCGATGAGAATCTACTGGCGTGCCTCTTAAGTCACTCTTACTTTCATCAATCGCCCCCTAAAACCACAGGTCGAGAACTTTTCGGCGATGCGTATGCGGATGAACTGATTGATAAGGCCGGTGAGAGTGGAACTGCAAATGCAGACCTTGTCGCTACCTTAACTGCTTTGACGGCTCGCTCAATCGCCTCTGGATATGCTGATTTTGCGATGCCGGTCTGTCGAGTTTCGCGGCTCATTCTCGGGGGTGGCGGTGCAGATAACGCATATCTCGTCGATTTGATTCGTAAGTACTGGCCGCATGAGGTGAAGGTCTTGCGTCACGAAGACTGCGGTATTTCGACTAAGTTCAAAGAATCGTTGTTGTTTGCGCTGCTGGCTTACACGACCTACCACGGCATTCCAAATAGTGTGCCTGCTTGCACTGGAGCGGCGAAAAGCGTGTGTCTGGGCAAGTTGTCTCTGCCCTGA
- a CDS encoding GuaB3 family IMP dehydrogenase-related protein produces the protein MYIGRGKATRRAYGFDEIALVPGSTTIDPELCDISVGIGGHKLEMPIIASAMDSVVNAKMAIAMGKLGGLAVLNLQGLQTRYDSTTDVYKEVTTCDNNSFVEVMQKLYSTPVQEKLIAKRVEEIKKGGVLAAVSITPNFAEKYGPIAVDAGADIIFVQSTVTGIEHRSAMGTPNLNLTKFCQKIGVPVIVGNCVGYDTALELLDTGVAGILVGVGPGAACTSRSVLGIGVPMATAIADCAAARQNFSKDKNGPIIIADGGMVVGGDICKAIACGADAVMIGSPLARAKEAPGRGYHWGMATPSPVLPRGTRIKVGTSGKLEDILLGPARIDDGTQNLTGALKTSMGTLGAADLHEMKEVEVVIAPSILTEGKVFQNAQNLGMGRS, from the coding sequence ATGTATATCGGACGGGGCAAGGCGACTCGCCGAGCTTATGGATTCGACGAAATCGCGCTTGTACCAGGATCGACGACAATCGATCCCGAACTCTGCGACATCTCCGTCGGCATTGGCGGGCACAAACTGGAGATGCCTATCATTGCCAGCGCCATGGATAGCGTCGTCAACGCAAAAATGGCGATTGCCATGGGCAAACTGGGCGGTCTGGCAGTGCTCAACTTGCAGGGATTGCAAACCCGCTACGACAGCACGACCGACGTCTATAAAGAGGTGACCACGTGCGACAACAACAGCTTCGTCGAAGTGATGCAAAAGCTCTATTCGACTCCTGTTCAAGAGAAGTTAATCGCCAAGCGCGTCGAAGAAATTAAAAAAGGCGGAGTGCTTGCGGCAGTATCAATTACTCCCAACTTCGCTGAAAAATACGGTCCAATTGCAGTCGATGCCGGCGCCGACATCATCTTTGTACAGTCAACGGTAACAGGCATCGAACACCGGTCGGCGATGGGAACGCCCAACCTGAATCTGACCAAGTTCTGCCAGAAGATAGGCGTGCCCGTTATCGTAGGCAATTGCGTAGGCTATGACACGGCGCTCGAACTGCTGGACACAGGGGTTGCAGGTATTCTGGTCGGAGTCGGACCTGGAGCCGCCTGTACGTCGCGTAGTGTCCTCGGCATCGGGGTACCAATGGCTACAGCCATCGCTGATTGCGCAGCCGCCCGCCAGAATTTCTCCAAAGACAAAAACGGACCTATTATCATCGCCGACGGTGGCATGGTCGTGGGTGGAGACATCTGCAAAGCCATCGCATGTGGTGCAGATGCCGTCATGATAGGAAGCCCGCTGGCCAGAGCCAAAGAAGCTCCCGGACGCGGATACCACTGGGGCATGGCAACACCAAGCCCAGTCTTGCCACGCGGAACCAGAATCAAAGTTGGAACCAGCGGTAAACTGGAAGACATCTTGCTCGGACCCGCACGCATCGATGACGGCACTCAGAATCTCACCGGCGCGTTGAAAACAAGTATGGGAACACTCGGTGCAGCCGATCTCCATGAGATGAAAGAAGTCGAGGTTGTTATTGCACCGTCGATTTTGACTGAAGGCAAGGTCTTCCAGAATGCCCAAAATCTAGGCATGGGCAGATCCTGA